In Pectobacterium aroidearum, the following are encoded in one genomic region:
- the wzzE gene encoding ECA polysaccharide chain length modulation protein, protein MKSENLSTGNALIDNELDIRGLFRLLWQGKVWPIAFGLLFAVVALGYSYLVKQEWSATAITDKPTVNMLGGYYSQQQFLRNLDARSFSTPQPEQPSISADAYDEFIMQLAAYDTRRDFWLQTDYYKQRLEGDAKADAALLDDMVSNIQFIPRDDGKKTNDSVKLVAETSADSNTLLRQYVAFASQRAANHLNEEIKGAWAARTIFMKSQIKRQEAVAKAIYDREVRSVELALKIAQQQGISRSQTDTPADEIPASEMFLLGRPMLQARLETLQTSGPHYELDYDQNRAMLATLNVGPTLEASFQTYRYLRTPEEPVKRDSPRRAFLMVMWGAIGALVGAGVALARRPR, encoded by the coding sequence ATGAAATCAGAGAACTTGTCTACCGGGAATGCGTTGATTGATAACGAACTGGATATCCGTGGTTTATTTCGTCTGCTGTGGCAGGGAAAGGTGTGGCCGATAGCGTTCGGCCTGCTTTTTGCCGTTGTGGCATTAGGCTATTCCTATCTTGTTAAACAGGAGTGGAGTGCGACAGCGATTACCGACAAGCCGACGGTCAATATGCTAGGGGGGTATTATTCGCAGCAGCAATTCCTGCGTAACCTCGACGCCCGGTCTTTTTCCACTCCTCAGCCAGAGCAACCGTCTATTTCGGCTGATGCTTATGATGAATTCATCATGCAATTAGCGGCTTACGATACCCGTCGCGATTTCTGGTTGCAGACTGACTATTACAAGCAGCGTCTGGAAGGCGACGCGAAAGCGGATGCCGCTCTGCTGGATGACATGGTCAGCAATATTCAGTTTATACCGCGTGACGATGGCAAAAAAACCAATGATTCCGTGAAGTTGGTGGCGGAAACCTCTGCGGATTCCAACACATTGCTGCGTCAATATGTGGCTTTTGCCAGCCAGCGTGCCGCTAACCACCTGAATGAAGAGATCAAGGGGGCTTGGGCTGCCAGAACCATTTTCATGAAGTCGCAGATCAAACGTCAGGAAGCGGTAGCAAAAGCGATTTACGATCGCGAAGTCCGCAGCGTTGAACTGGCGCTGAAAATCGCCCAGCAGCAAGGTATTAGCCGTAGTCAGACGGATACGCCGGCAGACGAAATCCCCGCATCGGAAATGTTCCTGCTCGGCAGACCGATGCTCCAAGCCCGACTGGAGACGTTGCAGACCAGCGGCCCACATTACGAACTGGATTACGATCAAAATCGCGCGATGTTAGCGACGCTGAACGTTGGCCCAACGCTTGAGGCCAGTTTCCAGACGTATCGTTATTTGCGTACGCCGGAAGAACCGGTGAAGCGCGACAGCCCACGCCGGGCATTCCTGATGGTGATGTGGGGTGCGATTGGTGCGCTCGTTGGCGCCGGTGTTGCCTTGGCTCGCCGTCCGCGCTAA
- the trxA gene encoding thioredoxin TrxA, with translation MSDKIIHLTDDSFGTKVLQAEGAILVDFWAEWCGPCKMIAPILDEIAEEFEGKLTVTKLNIDENPATAPKYGIRGIPTLLLFKNGEVAATKVGALSKGQLKEFLTANL, from the coding sequence ATGAGCGATAAAATAATTCACCTGACTGATGACAGTTTCGGCACGAAAGTACTGCAAGCTGAGGGCGCTATCCTGGTTGATTTCTGGGCTGAGTGGTGCGGTCCTTGCAAAATGATCGCTCCTATTCTGGATGAAATCGCCGAAGAGTTTGAAGGCAAACTGACGGTTACCAAACTGAACATTGATGAAAACCCGGCGACTGCGCCGAAATATGGTATCCGTGGCATTCCTACTCTGTTGCTGTTTAAAAACGGCGAAGTCGCTGCGACAAAAGTCGGCGCACTGTCCAAAGGGCAACTGAAAGAGTTCCTGACGGCGAATCTGTAA
- the ppx gene encoding exopolyphosphatase gives MLSSSSLYAAIDLGSNSFHMLVARETAGSIQTLAKIKRKVRLAAGLDKQNRLSQDAMQRGWQCLQLFSERLQDIPQDQVRVVATATLRLATNADEFLQRAQEILGLPIQVISGEEEARLIYQGVAHTTGGPDARLVVDIGGGSTELATGVGAKTTQLISLPMGCVTWLDRYFSDRNLEAGNFERAEQAAREMLRPVAASLREQGWQICVGASGTVQALQEIMVAQGMDEYITLPKLRQLKEHAIQCDKLEELEIEGLTLERALVFPSGLAILLAIFQELDIKTMTLAGGALREGLVYGMLHLPVDQDIRHRTLETLQRRYLLDVEQAKRVSTLADNFLQQVARDWQLDNRCRELLRSACLVHEIGLSIDFRQSPQHAAYLIRHSDLPGFTPAQKKLLATLLQNQINPVDLMPLSQQNALPVNQAQRLCRLLRLAIIFASRRRDDTLPAVRLRVEGETLRLILPAGWLAQHPLRAEMLEQESRWQSYVHWPLMLEETPA, from the coding sequence ATGCTGAGCTCTTCTTCACTTTACGCTGCCATCGATCTCGGCTCGAACAGCTTCCATATGCTGGTCGCCCGGGAAACCGCAGGCAGCATTCAGACGCTGGCGAAAATAAAGCGTAAAGTCCGCCTTGCGGCAGGGCTGGATAAACAGAATCGGCTCTCGCAGGACGCAATGCAGCGCGGCTGGCAGTGTCTACAACTGTTCTCCGAACGGTTGCAAGACATCCCGCAGGATCAGGTGCGCGTTGTCGCGACCGCCACCCTGCGGCTGGCAACGAATGCTGACGAGTTTCTGCAACGGGCCCAGGAAATTCTGGGTTTACCGATTCAGGTTATCAGCGGTGAAGAAGAAGCACGCCTGATTTATCAAGGCGTAGCACATACGACGGGCGGCCCGGATGCGCGTCTGGTCGTGGATATTGGCGGTGGCAGCACCGAGCTGGCAACAGGGGTTGGCGCAAAAACGACCCAGTTGATCAGCCTCCCGATGGGATGCGTAACGTGGCTGGATCGCTATTTCAGCGACCGCAATCTGGAAGCCGGTAATTTTGAACGTGCTGAACAGGCGGCACGTGAAATGTTGCGTCCCGTTGCCGCTTCTCTGCGCGAGCAGGGTTGGCAAATCTGCGTCGGTGCCTCCGGTACAGTACAAGCGCTACAGGAAATCATGGTCGCGCAGGGAATGGATGAGTACATTACCCTGCCGAAGCTCAGGCAGCTTAAAGAACATGCGATTCAGTGCGATAAGCTGGAAGAGTTGGAAATTGAAGGCCTGACGCTGGAACGTGCGCTGGTTTTTCCCAGCGGATTAGCCATCCTGTTGGCGATCTTCCAGGAACTCGACATCAAAACGATGACGCTGGCAGGCGGAGCGCTGCGTGAAGGGCTGGTCTATGGCATGTTGCATCTGCCTGTCGATCAGGACATCCGCCATCGCACGCTGGAAACGCTGCAACGTCGCTATCTGCTGGATGTCGAACAGGCGAAACGCGTCAGTACGCTGGCAGACAATTTTCTGCAACAGGTTGCCCGCGACTGGCAGTTAGATAACCGATGTCGCGAGTTACTGCGCAGTGCCTGTCTGGTGCACGAAATCGGTTTGAGCATCGATTTTCGCCAGTCTCCCCAGCATGCAGCCTATTTGATTCGCCATAGCGATCTCCCCGGCTTTACGCCAGCCCAGAAGAAGCTGTTAGCCACACTCCTGCAAAACCAGATTAACCCTGTCGATTTAATGCCGCTGAGTCAGCAGAATGCGCTGCCGGTCAACCAGGCACAGCGCCTGTGTCGCCTGTTGCGTCTGGCGATTATTTTTGCCAGCCGCCGCCGCGATGACACGCTGCCAGCCGTACGATTGCGCGTAGAAGGCGAAACGCTGCGTTTGATTCTGCCTGCTGGCTGGCTGGCGCAGCATCCATTACGAGCAGAAATGCTGGAACAGGAAAGCCGCTGGCAGAGCTACGTACACTGGCCGCTGATGCTGGAAGAAACCCCAGCTTAA
- the rffG gene encoding dTDP-glucose 4,6-dehydratase, protein MALKRILITGGAGFIGSALVRYILTETQDSVVIVDKLTYAGNLSSLAPVADSERFAFEQVDICDRAELDRVFKTYQPALVMHLAAESHVDRSIDGPAAFIETNIVGTYTMLEAARHYWQSLADADKCAFRFHHISTDEVFGDLHGTDDLFTETTSYAPSSPYSASKASSDHLVRAWLRTYGFPTIITNCSNNYGPYHFPEKLIPLVILNAVAGKPLPVYGDGAQIRDWLFVEDHARALYKVVTEGEIGETYNIGGHNERKNIEVVQTICALLEELAPNKPAGVEHYRDLITYVKDRPGHDMRYAIDAGKIERELGWRPEETFETGMRKTVNWYLNNEKWWRSVQDGSYAGERLGLND, encoded by the coding sequence ATGGCGTTGAAACGTATTTTAATTACCGGCGGTGCAGGGTTTATTGGTTCAGCGTTGGTCAGATACATTCTGACGGAGACGCAGGACAGCGTCGTTATTGTCGATAAACTGACTTATGCAGGTAACCTGTCTTCTCTGGCTCCCGTTGCCGATAGCGAACGTTTTGCGTTCGAGCAGGTGGATATCTGCGATCGTGCTGAGCTGGACCGCGTCTTCAAGACCTACCAGCCTGCGCTGGTAATGCATTTAGCGGCAGAAAGCCACGTCGATCGCTCTATCGACGGCCCGGCGGCGTTTATCGAAACCAATATTGTCGGCACCTACACCATGCTTGAAGCGGCACGCCACTACTGGCAGAGTCTGGCTGATGCGGACAAGTGCGCGTTCCGTTTTCACCATATCTCTACTGATGAAGTGTTTGGCGATCTGCACGGGACAGACGATCTGTTCACCGAGACGACGTCCTATGCGCCGAGCAGCCCCTATTCCGCATCGAAGGCATCGAGCGACCACCTTGTTCGCGCCTGGCTGCGTACCTACGGGTTCCCGACGATCATCACCAACTGCTCGAATAACTACGGACCTTACCATTTCCCTGAGAAGCTGATTCCGCTGGTGATCCTGAATGCGGTCGCGGGTAAACCGCTGCCGGTTTACGGTGACGGCGCGCAAATCCGCGACTGGCTGTTTGTCGAAGACCACGCTCGCGCACTGTACAAAGTGGTGACGGAAGGCGAAATCGGCGAAACGTACAACATCGGCGGTCACAACGAGCGCAAAAACATTGAAGTCGTGCAGACCATTTGTGCGCTGCTGGAAGAACTGGCGCCGAATAAGCCCGCGGGTGTGGAACATTACCGCGATCTCATCACCTACGTGAAAGATCGCCCTGGTCACGACATGCGCTACGCGATCGATGCCGGGAAAATTGAACGTGAGCTGGGCTGGCGTCCAGAAGAAACGTTTGAGACGGGCATGAGAAAAACGGTCAACTGGTATCTGAACAACGAAAAATGGTGGCGCAGCGTGCAGGATGGTTCTTATGCCGGCGAACGTTTAGGGCTGAACGATTAA
- the rhlB gene encoding ATP-dependent RNA helicase RhlB, producing the protein MSKTHLTEQKFSDFALHPQVIEALESKGFHNCTPIQALALPLALSGRDVAGQAQTGTGKTLAFLASTFHYLLSHPANAERQTNQPRALIMAPTRELAVQIHSDAEALSHLTGLKLGLAYGGDGYDKQLKVLENGVDILIGTTGRLIDYAKQNHINLGAIQVVVLDEADRMYDLGFIKDIRWLFRRMPPAAQRLNMLFSATLSYRVRELAFEQMNNAEYVEVEPEQKTGHRIKEELFYPSNEEKMRLLQTLLEEEWPDRCIIFANTKHRCEDIWGHLAADGHRVGLLTGDVAQKKRLRILEEFTQGNLDILVATDVAARGLHIPSVTHVFNYDLPDDCEDYVHRIGRTGRAGQSGFSISLACEEYALNLPAIETYIGHSIPVSKYNSDALMNDLPAPKRLTRPPRSNNGPRRHNNAPRRSGAPRNNRKRAD; encoded by the coding sequence ATGAGCAAAACACACTTAACTGAACAGAAGTTTTCCGACTTCGCCCTGCACCCGCAGGTTATTGAAGCTCTTGAAAGCAAAGGGTTTCATAACTGTACGCCTATTCAGGCGTTAGCTCTGCCATTGGCTCTGTCAGGGCGTGATGTTGCAGGTCAGGCGCAAACCGGTACCGGCAAGACGCTGGCTTTTCTCGCGTCTACTTTCCATTATTTGCTTTCACACCCTGCAAACGCAGAGCGTCAAACCAATCAACCCCGTGCCTTAATTATGGCACCAACGCGTGAACTGGCCGTCCAGATTCACTCTGACGCAGAAGCGCTGTCTCACCTTACCGGGTTAAAACTGGGTTTAGCCTACGGTGGAGACGGCTACGACAAGCAGCTTAAGGTGCTGGAAAACGGCGTTGATATTCTGATCGGCACCACCGGTCGCCTAATTGATTACGCCAAACAAAACCATATCAATCTGGGCGCGATTCAGGTCGTCGTGCTGGACGAAGCGGATCGTATGTACGATCTCGGCTTCATCAAAGATATTCGCTGGCTGTTCCGCCGTATGCCACCAGCAGCACAACGTCTGAACATGCTCTTTTCCGCAACGCTCTCCTACCGGGTGCGTGAGCTCGCGTTTGAACAGATGAATAACGCAGAGTACGTGGAAGTTGAACCGGAACAGAAAACCGGCCATCGCATTAAAGAAGAACTGTTTTATCCATCCAACGAAGAAAAAATGCGTCTGCTCCAGACACTGCTGGAAGAAGAGTGGCCGGATCGTTGCATCATTTTCGCGAATACCAAGCATCGCTGCGAAGACATCTGGGGTCACCTGGCTGCCGACGGTCATCGCGTTGGGCTACTGACGGGCGACGTCGCACAGAAAAAACGTCTGCGTATTCTGGAAGAATTTACCCAAGGTAATCTGGATATTCTGGTCGCAACGGACGTTGCAGCACGCGGTTTACATATTCCTTCTGTGACCCACGTTTTCAACTACGACCTGCCGGATGATTGCGAAGACTACGTTCACCGTATTGGCCGTACTGGCCGTGCGGGACAAAGCGGATTTTCTATCAGCCTGGCCTGCGAAGAGTACGCGCTGAACCTCCCGGCTATCGAGACCTATATTGGTCACAGCATCCCGGTCAGCAAATACAACAGCGATGCGCTGATGAATGATTTACCCGCGCCGAAGCGTTTAACGCGCCCACCGCGCTCCAATAATGGCCCGCGCCGACACAACAATGCGCCGCGCCGCAGTGGAGCGCCCCGTAATAACCGTAAACGAGCGGATTAA
- the wecB gene encoding non-hydrolyzing UDP-N-acetylglucosamine 2-epimerase yields MKVLTVFGTRPEAIKMAPLVHALAQDGAFESRICVTAQHREMLDQVLRLFDITPDYDLDIMRPGQGLSEISCRILSGLEPVMAEFKPDLVLVHGDTTTTLATSLAAFYQRIPVGHVEAGLRTGNLYSPWPEEANRKLTGHLAMYHFAPTENSRQNLLREHLSDRHIFVTGNTVIDALFWVRDRILGDAALRRSLDEKYDFLDDNKKLILVTGHRRESFGGGFERICSALADIARRHPEVQIVYPVHLNPNVSEPVNRILSGIDNVMLIAPQDYLPFVYLMNRSYMILTDSGGIQEEAPSLGKPVLVMRDTTERPEAVEAGTVKLVGTEVANIVDAVSMLLTDDEAYQAMSRAHNPYGDGQACQRIVEALKNHRQ; encoded by the coding sequence GTGAAAGTATTGACTGTTTTCGGCACCCGGCCGGAAGCCATTAAAATGGCGCCGCTGGTTCATGCTCTGGCTCAGGATGGAGCCTTTGAATCGAGAATTTGCGTAACAGCCCAGCATCGGGAGATGTTGGATCAGGTGCTGCGTTTGTTCGATATTACGCCGGACTACGATCTGGATATTATGCGACCGGGACAGGGACTCAGTGAGATATCCTGCCGGATTTTATCGGGGCTTGAACCGGTCATGGCAGAGTTCAAGCCGGATCTGGTGTTGGTACACGGTGACACCACGACGACGCTGGCAACCAGCCTCGCGGCCTTTTATCAGCGTATTCCTGTCGGCCACGTAGAAGCAGGATTGCGTACAGGCAATCTGTATTCACCCTGGCCGGAAGAGGCTAACCGTAAACTGACCGGGCACCTGGCGATGTACCATTTTGCCCCGACGGAAAATTCCCGCCAGAATTTACTGCGTGAGCACCTGTCTGATCGGCATATTTTTGTGACTGGTAATACGGTGATTGATGCGCTGTTCTGGGTACGTGACCGTATTCTCGGGGATGCCGCGCTGCGCCGCAGCCTCGATGAAAAATATGACTTTTTGGACGACAACAAGAAACTGATTCTGGTTACCGGACATCGACGCGAGAGTTTTGGCGGTGGCTTTGAGCGCATTTGTAGCGCGTTGGCGGATATCGCCCGTCGCCACCCTGAAGTGCAAATTGTGTATCCGGTTCACCTCAATCCTAACGTCAGCGAACCCGTGAATCGTATCCTGAGCGGTATTGATAATGTCATGCTGATTGCGCCGCAGGATTATTTGCCTTTCGTGTACCTGATGAATCGTTCTTACATGATTTTGACCGACTCTGGTGGCATTCAGGAAGAAGCCCCGTCGTTAGGCAAGCCAGTACTGGTGATGCGTGATACGACGGAACGACCGGAGGCGGTGGAAGCGGGTACGGTCAAGCTGGTGGGGACAGAGGTGGCTAACATTGTCGATGCGGTATCTATGCTGCTAACGGATGACGAAGCGTATCAGGCAATGAGCCGCGCCCACAATCCTTATGGCGACGGTCAGGCCTGTCAACGCATTGTTGAGGCGTTAAAAAATCATAGGCAATGA
- the wecA gene encoding UDP-N-acetylglucosamine--undecaprenyl-phosphate N-acetylglucosaminephosphotransferase → MNLLTMSTELLFIFLFSLGFLFFARSIAGKIGLVDRPNYRKRHRGLVPLVGGISVYAGICFTYFITDQYIPNFRLYLLCAGVLVFVGILDDRFDISVKIRAVVQAFVAVVMMAFAGLTLHNLGHIFGPWQMALGPFGYLVTLFAVWAAINAFNMVDGIDGLLGGLSSVSFGAMGILLYLSGHTNLALWCFAMIAATLPYILLNLGIFGRRYKVFMGDAGSTMIGFTAIWILIQTTQGPQHPINPVTALWIIAIPLIDMIAIMYRRLRKGMSPFSPDRQHIHHLMMRAGFSSRQAFVLITLAAALLAAVGVLGEYFFFIPEWLMLALFLLAFLLYGYCLKRAWRVARFIKRIKRRMRHSDEQKQSS, encoded by the coding sequence GTGAACTTACTCACTATGAGTACCGAATTACTATTTATTTTCTTATTTTCTCTGGGCTTTCTTTTTTTTGCTCGCAGCATCGCGGGTAAAATAGGGCTTGTCGATCGTCCCAACTACCGTAAACGTCATCGGGGTCTTGTGCCTTTGGTTGGCGGTATTTCTGTGTATGCGGGTATCTGCTTTACCTACTTTATTACCGACCAATATATCCCTAACTTCCGTCTTTACCTGCTGTGCGCGGGCGTGCTGGTGTTCGTCGGCATTCTGGACGATCGTTTTGATATCAGTGTGAAAATTCGTGCCGTTGTGCAGGCGTTTGTCGCGGTAGTGATGATGGCCTTTGCCGGCTTGACGCTACACAATCTGGGACACATTTTCGGACCATGGCAGATGGCGCTGGGGCCGTTTGGTTATCTGGTCACGCTGTTTGCCGTTTGGGCTGCGATTAATGCGTTCAATATGGTGGACGGCATCGATGGGTTACTCGGCGGCTTGTCCAGTGTCTCGTTTGGGGCGATGGGGATTTTGCTGTATCTGAGTGGCCATACGAACCTGGCATTGTGGTGTTTTGCCATGATCGCGGCGACGCTGCCTTATATTCTGCTTAATCTCGGTATCTTTGGGCGACGCTACAAGGTCTTCATGGGGGATGCGGGTAGCACGATGATTGGCTTCACGGCGATCTGGATCCTGATTCAAACGACACAAGGCCCACAGCATCCGATTAATCCGGTAACGGCATTGTGGATCATCGCTATCCCGCTGATTGATATGATCGCCATTATGTATCGGCGCTTACGCAAAGGGATGAGCCCGTTCTCACCTGATCGACAGCACATTCATCATTTAATGATGCGTGCGGGGTTTTCTTCCCGCCAGGCATTTGTGCTGATTACGCTTGCTGCGGCTTTGTTGGCTGCGGTCGGCGTGTTGGGAGAATATTTCTTTTTTATACCCGAATGGTTGATGTTGGCATTATTCTTGCTTGCATTTCTACTGTATGGCTACTGCCTGAAACGAGCATGGCGGGTCGCCCGTTTTATCAAGCGAATCAAACGCCGTATGCGGCATTCCGATGAGCAAAAGCAGTCATCCTGA
- the rho gene encoding transcription termination factor Rho: MNLTELKNTPVSELIALGENMGLENQARMRKQDIIFAILKQHAKSGEDIFGDGVLEILQDGFGFLRSADSSYLAGPDDIYVSPSQIRRFNLRTGDTISGKIRPPKEGERYFALLKVNEVNYDKPENSRNKILFENLTPLHANSRLRMERGNGSTEDLTARVLDLASPIGRGQRGLIVAPPKAGKTMLLQNIAQSIAYNHPDCVLMVLLIDERPEEVTEMQRLVKGEVVASTFDEPASRHVQVAEMVIEKAKRLVEHKKDVIILLDSITRLARAYNTVVPASGKVLTGGVDANALHRPKRFFGAARNVEEGGSLTIIATALVDTGSKMDEVIYEEFKGTGNMELHLARKIAEKRVFPAIDYNRSGTRKEELLTTSEELQKMWILRKIIHPMGEIDAMEFLINKLAMTKTNDEFFDMMKRS, encoded by the coding sequence ATGAATCTTACCGAATTAAAGAATACGCCAGTTTCTGAGTTAATTGCTCTTGGCGAAAATATGGGTCTGGAAAACCAGGCTCGCATGCGTAAACAGGATATTATCTTCGCTATTCTGAAACAGCATGCCAAAAGCGGCGAGGATATTTTCGGCGATGGTGTGCTGGAGATATTGCAGGATGGCTTCGGCTTCCTCCGCTCAGCAGACAGCTCCTACCTCGCAGGCCCCGATGATATCTACGTTTCTCCCAGCCAAATCCGCCGTTTTAACCTCCGCACTGGTGACACCATTTCTGGCAAGATTCGTCCGCCGAAAGAAGGTGAACGCTACTTTGCGCTGCTGAAAGTTAACGAAGTCAACTATGACAAACCTGAAAACTCCCGCAACAAGATCCTGTTCGAAAACCTCACGCCACTGCATGCAAACTCTCGTCTGCGTATGGAACGCGGTAACGGGTCGACAGAAGATCTGACGGCGCGTGTGTTGGATCTGGCTTCGCCGATTGGCCGTGGTCAACGTGGTCTGATCGTTGCGCCGCCTAAAGCCGGTAAAACCATGCTGCTGCAGAACATTGCGCAGAGCATTGCTTACAACCATCCTGACTGCGTACTGATGGTTCTGCTGATTGACGAACGTCCGGAAGAAGTTACCGAGATGCAGCGTCTGGTGAAAGGTGAAGTTGTTGCGTCAACGTTCGACGAACCGGCTTCTCGTCACGTTCAGGTTGCCGAAATGGTGATCGAAAAAGCGAAGCGTCTGGTTGAGCATAAGAAAGACGTTATCATCCTGCTGGACTCCATTACCCGTCTGGCGCGTGCCTACAACACCGTTGTTCCTGCCTCGGGCAAAGTGTTGACTGGTGGTGTGGATGCCAACGCCCTGCATCGTCCGAAGCGTTTCTTCGGTGCGGCACGTAACGTTGAGGAAGGCGGTAGCCTGACTATCATCGCCACCGCGCTGGTTGATACCGGCTCCAAGATGGACGAAGTGATTTACGAAGAGTTTAAAGGTACAGGTAACATGGAACTGCACCTGGCACGTAAAATCGCAGAAAAACGCGTCTTCCCAGCGATTGACTACAACCGCTCTGGTACGCGTAAAGAAGAATTGCTTACCACCTCTGAAGAATTGCAGAAGATGTGGATTCTACGCAAGATCATCCACCCAATGGGTGAGATCGACGCGATGGAATTCCTGATCAACAAGTTGGCGATGACAAAAACCAACGATGAATTCTTCGATATGATGAAACGTTCATAA
- the wecC gene encoding UDP-N-acetyl-D-mannosamine dehydrogenase, with product MSFTTISVIGLGYIGLPTAAAFASRQKKVIGVDVNKLAVETINRGEIHIVEPDLDSLVKVAVENGYLQAVTKPMPADAFLIAVPTPFKGDHDPDLAYVQAAAASIAPVLKKGDLVILESTSPVGATEQMAEWLADARADLTFPQQVGETADINIAYCPERVLPGQVVVELIKNDRVIGGMTPVCSARASELYKIFLEGECVVTNSRTAEMCKLTENSFRDVNIAFANELSLICAEQNINVWELIRLANRHPRVNILQPGPGVGGHCIAVDPWFIVAQNPQQARLIHTARLVNDGKPLWVVDRVKAAVADYLAQTDKRASEVTVACFGLAFKPDIDDLRESPAVGITSMIAQWNTGVTLAVEPNVKHLPSVLAGQVKLVDTSSALKEADVLVMLVDHRQFKAINPEDVKQQWVIDTKGVWR from the coding sequence ATGAGCTTTACTACCATTTCCGTAATCGGTTTAGGCTATATCGGTTTACCCACCGCTGCGGCCTTTGCATCGCGCCAGAAAAAAGTCATCGGTGTTGATGTGAACAAACTGGCAGTCGAAACCATTAATCGCGGCGAAATCCATATTGTCGAGCCCGATCTGGATTCATTGGTCAAAGTGGCAGTAGAAAATGGCTACCTTCAGGCCGTGACAAAACCCATGCCTGCCGATGCTTTCCTGATCGCGGTTCCTACCCCTTTCAAAGGCGATCACGACCCCGATCTGGCTTACGTTCAGGCAGCAGCAGCGTCCATCGCACCAGTCCTGAAGAAAGGCGATCTGGTGATTCTGGAATCGACATCCCCCGTAGGTGCAACTGAGCAAATGGCCGAATGGCTAGCCGATGCGCGTGCGGACTTGACGTTTCCGCAGCAGGTGGGGGAAACGGCGGATATCAATATTGCCTATTGCCCTGAACGCGTGCTTCCCGGCCAGGTTGTGGTTGAGCTGATTAAAAACGATCGCGTCATTGGCGGCATGACCCCGGTGTGCTCTGCGCGCGCCAGTGAGTTATATAAAATCTTCCTCGAAGGTGAGTGTGTGGTTACTAACTCTCGCACTGCCGAAATGTGCAAGCTGACGGAAAACAGCTTCCGCGATGTCAACATTGCTTTCGCCAATGAGCTCTCGCTGATTTGTGCCGAACAAAACATTAACGTATGGGAACTTATCCGATTGGCAAACCGCCATCCCCGCGTCAATATCCTGCAACCCGGTCCTGGCGTCGGCGGGCACTGTATTGCGGTCGATCCCTGGTTTATCGTGGCGCAGAATCCACAGCAGGCTCGCTTGATTCATACCGCCAGACTGGTGAACGATGGCAAACCACTCTGGGTCGTGGATCGCGTTAAAGCGGCCGTGGCGGATTATCTGGCACAAACGGATAAACGCGCCAGCGAAGTCACGGTGGCCTGCTTCGGGCTGGCGTTCAAGCCCGACATTGACGATCTGCGCGAAAGCCCCGCAGTAGGGATTACGTCCATGATTGCACAGTGGAATACCGGCGTGACGTTAGCCGTCGAACCGAATGTTAAACACTTGCCGTCCGTATTGGCTGGGCAGGTGAAACTGGTCGATACCAGCAGTGCATTAAAAGAAGCCGATGTGCTGGTAATGCTGGTTGACCACCGTCAGTTTAAAGCGATTAACCCTGAAGATGTGAAACAACAGTGGGTTATTGATACCAAAGGAGTATGGCGTTGA